CTTTTAAAGCGTCATGGCTTTGATAACCTATATCAGCTAAAAGACGGTATTCATACTTACATGGAAAAATTTCCAACCTCTCATTTTAAAGGTTCTCTTTATGTTTTTGATAACCGCTTAACCGATCCCCTAACCGACTCTTCTGAAAGAGAGATTATTGGGAGGTGTTCATACTGCTCTTCTTTAACTGAAAGTTTTTATAGCGACGATAATGTCCGTCCCTCAAGAAAAGTAATTTGTTGCGAAGAATGTTTTAACCAAAGGCGTGATGTTTTAAGAAGCTGCCGACCACCTGAAGAGGTTGTTAGAGAATAAACAACCCATCCAATAGTCATATTCTTTCTAAGATGGTTTTTTATAACAAGTTTTTGCAATAAAATAAGAAAAGGAGTATAATATAAGATATTAAGTTTAAACAATAATATAATTGTTTTAAATAGTTTTACTATAAAGATATGAAACATCGTCATTTTACCATGGTTCATAAAATAGTTCTGGGAGCTTTAGTGTTGGCTTTTGTGGTTTTGTTTATTATCCAAAAGGTTAATCAAGCACAGGACAGACAAGAGAGCATTAGAACAACACCTCTTGGGGCTGATGAACAAACTTGGTTTTCTTTTATAGACAACCTATATTCCTTCTCAGCCTCTTATCCTGAAACATATAGATTAAATGAAGAGTATGTTTACGAAGCCTTAGGTGAAGACTTAGGCATCCCTGGCTTAGCCGTTATGATGCCTGAATTAACCGCCAAGCAGATAGGCTTAACCAGGGAGTCATATTTTGGTTTAGAGGTCTTACCCCTCTTTAACGGTTGTAGCGCCCTATACTTTGCTAGAGGTACACTTAAGGAAGAAACCATCACAGAGGGAGAAAGAGAATATTCGGTAGCTAGGGCAAGGTTTACAGAAAACGGACAAGTGCGTGAAGAAACGGTTTATAGCTTTCCTGGACAAATGTATTGTTATGGACTGCGGGGAGTGGCGGTTATCTCTTTACCTAATAAAGAAAATCCAAACGCAGAATTTGATCGCACCTACTTTGAGGAAATCTATTCTCGTTTGCGGCAGGAATTTAAGCCCCTCTAAATTAAACATTAAACGCCTTCGTCGTTTAATGGATAGGACATGAGTTTCCGGAACTCAAAATCTAGGTTCGATTCCTAGCGAGGGCACAAAATAGCTAATATTAAATAAAAAATAGTCTACTATTGACTATTTTTGTTATATATGCTATAATTAAAGATATGGTTCTTTAAGAAACATTTGTGATTAAGCCCAAGATTCTGAACAATTCGGGGTTTTTGGTTTAATTAAAAACTAAAAGGAGAATTAAAAAATGAGAAATATCATTTTCTTATTTATTATTATTGCTTTACCAATTTTGTCATCATGCGGAGTCAGCGATGCCGATCTTGATAGAGTTTCTAAGTCAAGTTGGGGACCCCACGGCTTCGTTGTTGAAAAAGAGGATATACTTTTTCCTCGTTACGAATTTACCGGAGCAGGGGTTGAAGTGTTAGAAAACATAAGATATGAGGATGGAAGTTTTGTTCCTCTATCAGACATAAATCATCCGGACCATGAAATTTTTTACCCACTTAAAGAAAAGCTTGGGTATAAATTTTATGAGCCTTATAGCTCAAGGGTCAAATTTAAAAACTTCTCTTTTAATACAAAAGAGTTTTTAAAAAACAATCCAGATGAAGCTCTTTGGGTTGGTGACGGAGGAGGAGATGGTCTAAGAATAGCCACTGTTTTAACGAATAGAGCTTATATAGAAAGGTGATTTTAACCCGGTTGTTTATACACCGGGTTTTTTATTTTCCTTTATTTGGTTTTTTATATATAATATAGCTATGTCTTTGTTTAGCTTTTTTATCTCTCCTTCTCCAGTGGCTTTTAACCTTGGCCCTTTGCTTGTTTATTGGTATGGCTTGGTTATGGTTTTGGCTATTGTTTTAGCTCTTCTTCTATCTTTACGTTTAGCTCGTCTTTATAATCTGTCTTCAGAAAAAGTTATTGACATAGCTTTTTATCTGATTATTTTCGGTTTTATTGGGGCTCGTTTATATGAGGTTATTCTTGAGTGGCCTTATTACCTTACTTACCCTTCACAGATCCCGCAAATTTGGCGTGGTGGTTTAGCTATTCATGGAGCTTTATTGGGAGGGCTATTGGGACTTTGGTTTTATTGCCGACGTTTTTCTTTAAATCTCTGGCAAACAATTTCTATTTTCTTACCAGGAGTTGCTTTAGGACAAGCTATTGGGAGATGGGGTAATTGGTTTAATCAAGAACTTTTCGGGTTACCGACAAACTCTTCTTGGGGTATTTTTATTAATCCAATAAATCGCCCTTTGGGTTATGAAGCTTTTGCTTTTTTTCATCCAACCTTTTTATATGAATCACTGGGTTGTTTATTGCTAACCGGCCTTTTGGTTTTCTTGGTTTACAAAAAACATTCACCCTTAGTTGTTATTGCCTCATATTTAGCGGGTTATGGTCTTTTACGTTTCTTTTTGGAATTTATTAAAATAGATTATACCCCCATCTTATGGGGACTACGTTGGCCGCAGATTATAAGTTTAATGTTTATTTTGTTTTCTCTTTTGCTTTTTTATAAGACTTATAAGGAAGAAAGATCTTAGGTGGTTGGTGGTTTTTATACCTTAAGTTATCTATTTTTTCCTATTTTTAATAATCACTTGATACTTGACAAGCCCTCTCTTCTTGTCTAAGATAAGGTAGTTAGCACTCTAATACCTAGATTGCTAAAGTTTAAAAGATAAGATATAAGAGCAGACATTCAGGCTTTGTGTTTTATCTTTTTTAGTTTGTTTTAATTATTATTATTAATTTTAAATATATGAATTTAAAACCTTTATCTGATTACTTAATCATTAAGCCGGCTGATGAAGAAAGCGTTACCGCTTCCGGCATTGTCTTACCGGATACGACAGACAAAGAAAAGCCCGAACGTGGTGAGGTGGTAGCTATGGGTGTTGGTAAGAGACAAGACAATGGAGACTTGGCTCCCATGAGTGTTAAAGTCGGAGATGTTGTAATGTTTAAAAAGTATGCACCTGATGAAATTAAAGTTGATGGACAAGAATATTTAGTTATCCGAGAATCGGATGTTATGTTAATTGTTGAATAATTCTTAATTATTATTTCAATTTTTTTCTTTTTATTATTTTATAATTAATCTCCTTAAATATATGGCAAAACAAATAATTTTTAATGAAGAAGCTAGAGCCGCTCTTAAAAGAGGCGTGGATCAGCTGGCTAATGCGGTAAAGGTAACGCTAGGGCCTAAGGGTCGTAACGTGGTTTTAGATAAAGGCTTTGGCTCCCCAACTATTACCAAAGACGGTGTTACCGTTGCTAAGGAAGTTGAGTTGGAAGATAAGTTTGAAAATATCGGGGCTGAGATTGTTAAAGAAGCTGCCTCCAAAACCAATGACGCTGCTGGAGATGGTACTACCACTGCTACTGTTTTAGCCCAGGCTATTATTAATGAAGGCTTAAAGTTGGTAGCTGCCGGTGTTAATCCAATTGAGATAAGGCATGGTATTGAAAAGAGAGTGGCCGAAATTGTTGAACACCTTAAAGCTAGTTCAAAAAATATTTCTACCAAAGAAGAGATCGCTCAAGTTGCTTCCATTTCGGCTAATGATCAGGAGATCGGTGCCATTATTGCCGAAGCTATGGAGTCGGTTGGAAAAGAAGGTGTAATTACCATTGAGGAAGGACAATCTTTTGGTGTGGAAAAAGAAGTGGTTGAGGGTATGCAGTTTGATAAAGGTTATGTTTCTCCTTATATGATAACCAACCCTGATTCAATGAAGGCTGAAATGAATGATCCATATATCTTAATTACTGATAAGAAGATTGCCGCTGTCCAAGATATCTTACCGCTTTTGGAAAAAGTTGCTCAGTCCGGTCGTAAGGACATGGTAATTATTGCTGAAGATATTGAAGGCGAGGCTTTAACTACTTTTGTTTTAAATAAATTACGCGGCACTTTTAATGTCTTAGGCATTAAAGCTCCAGGTTTTGGAGATCGTCGTAAGTCTATGCTTGAAGACATTGCTATCTTAACTGGTGGTAAGGTAATTTCTGAGGAAGTAGGATTAAAGATTGATACTGCCGAATTATCTGATTTAGGACAAGCCAGAAAGGTTATTGCTTCTAAGGATAATACTACAGTGGTTGATGGAGCTGGAGATAAGCAAACCATTGAAGAAAGGGCTGGGCAAATCAGAAAAGAAATGGAACTTTCTGATTCTGATTTTGATAAAGAAAAATTACAAGAAAGATTAGCTAAACTGGTTGGAGGTGTGGCAGTGATTAAAGTTGGAGCAGCTACTGAAACTGAAATGAAGGAAAAGAAAGATAGAATTGAAGACGCTTTAAACGCCACTAGAGCCGCAACTTTAGAAGGTGTGGTTATGGGAGGAGGTTTGGCACTAGCTTTAGCTGGCAATGTCTTTAAGGGGGTTGTAGATGAAGCCTCTCAGGACATTGGTGCTAAGATTGTAGATAACGCTATTCTTGAACCAATTAAACAGATTGCTAAAAATGCCGGTAAGGACGGATCATTGGTATTACATACTATTATGCGTGAACATGAAAGCGGTAATAAAAACCTCGGTTATAATGCAGCTAAGGATATTTATGAAGACATGTTTGAGGCTGGTATTATTGATCCAACTAAAGTAGTTAGAAGTGCTTTGGAAAACGCCGCTTCAGCTGCTATGATGTTTTTAACCACTGAGGTGGTTATTACAGATAAGCCGGAGCCTAAAGGTAGTGAAGCCGGACATGGTGGAGGCATGGGTATGAATCCCGGTATGATGGGTATGTAATAGTTATAATACCTTAAAAGGTTTAATTGTTTAATTTTTAACAGGTTTGGGTCTTATCCTAAACCTGTTTTGTTTGCAGTTTTTTAATCTCTTATGGTATAATAAGAATAAGTTAGATTCTCAAATTAATTAAGTTAATTTTGATACTAAGGTTATTAATTTAAATTTTCAATTTTTATGCGTTTAAAGATTTTAGCCTTTTCTCTTATTCTGGTTTTTGTTGCTACCGCCGGTTTGGGTTGCAAAACCCTTTCTCGGGAAGTTAAGGATAGCATGCAACCAGTAGTCCTTAATTACTGGAGAGTTTGGGAGGGACCGGATGATTTTGCTGAACTTATCGGTCGTTATAATGCCCAGCATCCTTATG
This genomic window from Patescibacteria group bacterium contains:
- the groL gene encoding chaperonin GroEL (60 kDa chaperone family; promotes refolding of misfolded polypeptides especially under stressful conditions; forms two stacked rings of heptamers to form a barrel-shaped 14mer; ends can be capped by GroES; misfolded proteins enter the barrel where they are refolded when GroES binds); its protein translation is MAKQIIFNEEARAALKRGVDQLANAVKVTLGPKGRNVVLDKGFGSPTITKDGVTVAKEVELEDKFENIGAEIVKEAASKTNDAAGDGTTTATVLAQAIINEGLKLVAAGVNPIEIRHGIEKRVAEIVEHLKASSKNISTKEEIAQVASISANDQEIGAIIAEAMESVGKEGVITIEEGQSFGVEKEVVEGMQFDKGYVSPYMITNPDSMKAEMNDPYILITDKKIAAVQDILPLLEKVAQSGRKDMVIIAEDIEGEALTTFVLNKLRGTFNVLGIKAPGFGDRRKSMLEDIAILTGGKVISEEVGLKIDTAELSDLGQARKVIASKDNTTVVDGAGDKQTIEERAGQIRKEMELSDSDFDKEKLQERLAKLVGGVAVIKVGAATETEMKEKKDRIEDALNATRAATLEGVVMGGGLALALAGNVFKGVVDEASQDIGAKIVDNAILEPIKQIAKNAGKDGSLVLHTIMREHESGNKNLGYNAAKDIYEDMFEAGIIDPTKVVRSALENAASAAMMFLTTEVVITDKPEPKGSEAGHGGGMGMNPGMMGM
- the lgt gene encoding prolipoprotein diacylglyceryl transferase, which encodes MSLFSFFISPSPVAFNLGPLLVYWYGLVMVLAIVLALLLSLRLARLYNLSSEKVIDIAFYLIIFGFIGARLYEVILEWPYYLTYPSQIPQIWRGGLAIHGALLGGLLGLWFYCRRFSLNLWQTISIFLPGVALGQAIGRWGNWFNQELFGLPTNSSWGIFINPINRPLGYEAFAFFHPTFLYESLGCLLLTGLLVFLVYKKHSPLVVIASYLAGYGLLRFFLEFIKIDYTPILWGLRWPQIISLMFILFSLLLFYKTYKEERS
- a CDS encoding co-chaperone GroES, coding for MNLKPLSDYLIIKPADEESVTASGIVLPDTTDKEKPERGEVVAMGVGKRQDNGDLAPMSVKVGDVVMFKKYAPDEIKVDGQEYLVIRESDVMLIVE